From a region of the Thermomicrobium roseum DSM 5159 genome:
- a CDS encoding formate--tetrahydrofolate ligase gives MSGTQLIKLRPISEIANELGLLPEEVEHYGPYKAKITLDVLARLDTPRARYILVTGINPTPFGEGKTTVSVGLGQAFGRLGLRSIVTVRQSSMGPVFGTKGAGAGGGAAQLHPFPDLALHFTGDLHAVTTAHNLLAALIDNALYHDTLPLDPRTITWPRVIDLNDRALRQLIVGLGETTRTVRATRFDITPASEVMAILALARDYRDLRQRLGQIVVGRTWQGQVVTAEDLGGAGAMAALLVDALKPNLVQTSEGTAAFVHTGPFGNIATGASSVVADLVAVRLADVVVTEAGFGTDLGAEKFFHLKCRASGLAPHAAVLVASVRALKVQGGKSVRDIETGGEDLAALEAGLPNLFKHLENLRTFGVPAVVAINQFPTDTPREIERLAQAAREAGACDVAVVEVFTCGGEGGLELARAVLRAAQEPPAFRPVYELDWPLERKVEAVARTLYGAGAVRFSPAAKRQLDDLVRLGYDRLPICMAKTAQSLSADPNLLGRPEDFTVEVRELRLFAGAGYIVVLLGDIQTMPGLGRHPRAAHIDIDEHGRILGVS, from the coding sequence ATGAGCGGAACGCAGCTCATAAAGCTGCGACCGATCAGCGAGATAGCCAATGAACTCGGCCTTTTGCCGGAGGAAGTCGAGCACTATGGACCCTACAAGGCGAAGATCACGCTCGATGTGCTGGCCCGGCTCGACACTCCGCGGGCACGCTATATCCTGGTCACGGGAATCAACCCGACTCCGTTCGGCGAAGGGAAGACGACCGTCTCGGTCGGTCTCGGTCAGGCTTTCGGACGGCTTGGACTCCGCTCCATCGTGACCGTCCGCCAATCCTCCATGGGCCCCGTCTTCGGAACGAAAGGGGCTGGTGCCGGTGGCGGTGCGGCTCAGCTCCATCCCTTCCCGGACCTCGCCTTGCACTTCACTGGCGACCTGCATGCTGTCACGACCGCCCATAACCTGCTCGCGGCCTTGATCGACAATGCACTCTACCATGACACCCTCCCGCTCGATCCCCGTACGATCACCTGGCCTCGCGTGATCGATCTCAATGACCGCGCACTCCGCCAACTGATCGTCGGACTCGGTGAAACGACTCGCACCGTTCGTGCGACCCGTTTCGACATCACGCCCGCCTCCGAAGTCATGGCCATCCTCGCCTTAGCACGTGACTATCGCGATCTGCGCCAGCGCCTTGGGCAAATCGTAGTCGGTCGCACCTGGCAAGGACAGGTTGTCACGGCAGAGGACCTCGGGGGTGCCGGCGCGATGGCTGCCCTGCTCGTCGATGCCCTCAAGCCGAATCTCGTTCAGACGAGCGAGGGGACTGCCGCCTTCGTACACACCGGGCCCTTTGGCAACATCGCCACTGGCGCGTCATCCGTGGTTGCCGATCTCGTCGCGGTGCGACTGGCCGACGTGGTCGTGACGGAGGCCGGTTTCGGCACTGATCTGGGAGCCGAGAAGTTCTTCCACCTCAAGTGCCGGGCGAGTGGTTTGGCTCCGCACGCCGCTGTGCTCGTCGCCTCGGTCCGCGCTCTGAAGGTCCAAGGTGGCAAAAGTGTCCGCGACATCGAGACAGGAGGCGAGGACCTCGCGGCACTCGAGGCGGGCTTGCCGAATCTTTTCAAGCATCTTGAGAACCTTCGCACCTTTGGCGTGCCGGCAGTGGTGGCAATCAACCAGTTCCCCACCGACACCCCGCGGGAAATCGAACGCCTCGCCCAGGCGGCCCGCGAGGCAGGTGCCTGCGACGTCGCCGTGGTCGAAGTGTTTACCTGCGGTGGGGAAGGCGGCCTCGAATTGGCACGGGCCGTGCTCCGCGCTGCCCAGGAGCCGCCGGCGTTCCGTCCAGTGTACGAACTCGATTGGCCACTGGAACGCAAGGTCGAGGCCGTGGCGCGCACGTTGTACGGGGCGGGAGCCGTCCGCTTCAGTCCAGCTGCCAAACGGCAACTCGACGACCTCGTGCGGCTCGGCTACGACCGGCTGCCGATCTGTATGGCAAAGACGGCCCAATCACTCAGTGCTGATCCGAACCTCCTCGGCCGACCTGAGGACTTCACGGTCGAGGTACGCGAACTGCGCCTCTTCGCTGGGGCGGGCTATATCGTCGTCCTTCTCGGTGATATCCAGACAATGCCGGGACTCGGTCGTCATCCGCGAGCCGCGCATATCGATATCGACGAGCACGGCAGAATCTTGGGCGTTTCGTAG
- a CDS encoding aminomethyltransferase family protein, with translation MTSETPRTLQEVLERAPSVQELLYHNPTGARVYPVVPPEFTNWRDEQHAWRDTVCLFDLSYHMTDLFLRGPDAFALLRQLGINSFEGFQPGQAKQYVPVSPEGYVIGDVILFYLEDGTFQLVGRPSVHNWVQFHAATSGAAVSFERDEWSVADPHKPRKTFRFQIQGPNAPMLLEKLLGGPPPDLPFFHFTRVSIAGKRVGLLHHGMSGVAGAEFFGDFADGPAVKAAILEAGKEFGLRQVGSRAYATNGLESGWIPNPLPAIYTSPALEAYRRWLPATAYEAIGSLGGSFVSPRIEDYYLTPWDLGYGRLIKFDHDFVGRAALERLKDQPHRKKVTLVWDPDEAARVISSLVTRPKGQRYKYFDLPLAQYATWMYDAVLNDAGEVVGFSMWTGFSSNEERVLSLATVRSEYAQEGTRLRVVWGEPNGGSRKPSVERHVQTEVWVTVGPAPYAEPARRYREQVARARRSS, from the coding sequence ATGACCAGCGAAACACCGCGCACGCTGCAGGAGGTACTGGAGCGCGCACCGAGCGTGCAGGAGTTGCTCTACCACAACCCGACCGGCGCCCGGGTCTACCCCGTCGTCCCCCCTGAGTTCACCAACTGGCGGGACGAACAGCACGCCTGGCGGGATACCGTCTGCCTCTTCGACCTCTCCTACCACATGACGGACCTTTTCCTGCGTGGTCCCGATGCCTTCGCCCTCCTCCGCCAGCTCGGCATCAACTCCTTCGAGGGCTTCCAGCCCGGGCAGGCCAAGCAGTACGTCCCCGTCTCCCCCGAGGGGTACGTCATCGGCGACGTCATCCTCTTCTACCTGGAGGACGGTACTTTCCAGCTGGTCGGCCGCCCCTCCGTCCATAACTGGGTCCAGTTCCACGCCGCGACCAGCGGTGCCGCCGTCTCCTTCGAGCGTGACGAGTGGTCGGTCGCCGATCCCCACAAGCCGCGCAAGACCTTCCGCTTCCAGATCCAGGGCCCCAACGCCCCCATGCTCCTCGAGAAACTGCTCGGCGGCCCCCCACCCGACCTCCCCTTCTTCCACTTCACCCGCGTCTCGATCGCCGGCAAGCGCGTCGGCCTCCTCCACCACGGCATGAGCGGGGTGGCCGGCGCTGAGTTCTTCGGCGATTTCGCCGATGGCCCCGCCGTCAAGGCCGCCATCCTCGAAGCCGGCAAGGAGTTCGGTTTACGGCAAGTTGGCTCGCGCGCCTATGCAACGAACGGGCTCGAATCCGGCTGGATTCCCAATCCGCTGCCGGCGATCTACACCAGTCCGGCGCTCGAGGCCTACCGGCGGTGGCTCCCCGCGACGGCCTACGAAGCGATCGGCTCGCTGGGTGGAAGTTTCGTCAGTCCCCGGATCGAAGACTACTACCTGACCCCGTGGGATCTGGGGTATGGTCGCCTGATCAAGTTCGATCACGACTTCGTCGGCCGAGCCGCCCTCGAGCGGCTCAAGGACCAGCCACACCGCAAGAAGGTGACGCTGGTCTGGGATCCGGACGAGGCCGCGCGCGTCATCAGCAGTCTCGTCACGCGCCCCAAGGGCCAGCGCTACAAGTACTTCGATCTCCCCTTGGCCCAGTACGCGACTTGGATGTACGACGCCGTCCTCAACGATGCTGGAGAAGTCGTCGGCTTCTCCATGTGGACTGGCTTCTCCTCGAACGAGGAGCGGGTGCTCTCGCTGGCGACGGTGCGCTCGGAGTATGCCCAGGAGGGGACGCGACTGCGCGTGGTCTGGGGAGAGCCGAACGGGGGCTCGCGCAAGCCGTCGGTCGAGCGGCACGTGCAGACTGAGGTGTGGGTGACGGTCGGTCCCGCCCCCTACGCGGAACCAGCCCGCCGCTACCGCGAGCAGGTCGCCCGCGCCCGCCGGTCGAGTTGA
- a CDS encoding ABC transporter substrate-binding protein, whose product MDRAMITRRHFFQGLIGASTFAFIGSLLSACGSNQEPTRTTVPSTPAFTPATGTSPSPTAVPSPTSAATPTAVPTISRTRKLKMRVALATEEAGNFIAVEKGFFKDVGLDVELVTTQGTPGEVIPLVAVGQLDLFSGAIQAALVNARTQGVEVTIVAGEGALRRGNVFHAYAVTKQLYDQGVRSVSDLRGRTLAMPSDAGIDLLELKKVLESGSLTLDDVKLQLIRLPDMPTALQNGAVEAAELVEPYATIATKQLDAAVPIVAGDAIVDIVGDNFPISVIVVGPPMLKDPALLEAFLVGYLRGARYYLQALKDPAVRAEVVAILKNRTPLKDDKLYEQMTWPGVSADGTFDIAKLEEAQQLWKQRGKIQQTVPVDQLVDFRFVTNAAKQI is encoded by the coding sequence ATGGATCGAGCGATGATCACGCGTCGTCATTTCTTCCAAGGATTAATTGGTGCCAGCACATTCGCCTTCATCGGTTCGTTGCTCTCCGCATGCGGCAGCAACCAAGAACCCACCCGGACTACCGTACCTTCGACGCCGGCGTTCACGCCCGCAACAGGAACATCACCCAGTCCGACAGCGGTACCATCCCCGACGTCGGCCGCAACACCGACAGCCGTCCCCACCATCAGCCGAACTCGCAAACTCAAGATGCGCGTGGCTCTCGCCACTGAAGAAGCTGGTAACTTCATCGCCGTCGAAAAGGGGTTTTTCAAAGATGTCGGGCTCGACGTCGAACTCGTGACGACGCAAGGCACACCCGGTGAGGTGATTCCACTCGTTGCGGTGGGGCAATTGGACCTGTTCAGCGGCGCAATTCAGGCAGCACTCGTCAATGCACGAACCCAAGGTGTCGAAGTCACGATCGTAGCCGGTGAGGGAGCATTGCGTCGCGGGAATGTCTTTCACGCCTACGCGGTTACGAAGCAACTCTACGATCAAGGAGTGCGCTCGGTATCAGACCTACGCGGACGAACGCTCGCGATGCCCAGCGACGCAGGTATCGATCTCCTCGAACTCAAGAAGGTTCTAGAGTCGGGCAGTCTCACGTTGGACGACGTCAAGTTGCAGTTGATCCGCCTACCGGATATGCCGACCGCCCTTCAGAACGGAGCCGTAGAGGCGGCAGAATTGGTCGAGCCGTACGCAACGATTGCCACGAAGCAGCTCGATGCAGCTGTCCCTATTGTTGCCGGTGACGCGATCGTCGACATCGTCGGCGACAACTTTCCGATTTCTGTCATCGTGGTCGGTCCTCCGATGCTGAAGGATCCAGCACTTTTGGAAGCGTTCCTCGTCGGTTATCTGCGAGGTGCTCGCTACTATCTGCAAGCATTGAAGGACCCTGCGGTACGCGCCGAAGTGGTAGCTATCCTCAAGAATCGAACCCCGCTCAAGGACGATAAGCTCTACGAGCAGATGACCTGGCCAGGAGTTTCCGCGGACGGGACATTCGACATCGCCAAGCTGGAAGAAGCACAACAGCTCTGGAAGCAGCGCGGAAAGATTCAGCAGACTGTTCCCGTCGACCAGTTGGTCGACTTTCGATTCGTCACGAACGCGGCTAAGCAGATCTAG
- a CDS encoding DUF6282 family protein, which translates to MATPLPIPSQRARELVRGAYDLHVHSGPDVMPRRIDDIALAQRFREVGLAGYVIKSHYVPTAERAAVIRSAVPGVDVLGSITLNRAVGGLNPLAVEIAARENARFVWLPTVDAANERRHLRHAAPGSKLPYWARLQQEMREAGFDVPPVEVVDDRGDIVPELRAVLRIIARHDLVLATGHLGRDEIFAVVHAAREEGVRHIIVTHPDFPSQALPIEDQIALAESGAFLEHCFTPLFSGKVPWETAFAHIRAVGVHRVVLSTDLGQPDNPPVEDGLALFADRLLEAGFSEEEIHIMAVHNTVRLARGRET; encoded by the coding sequence ATGGCGACACCGTTACCGATTCCGAGCCAGCGAGCGCGCGAGCTCGTCCGTGGAGCGTACGATCTCCATGTCCACTCCGGTCCAGACGTCATGCCACGGCGCATCGACGATATCGCGCTCGCGCAACGATTTCGCGAGGTCGGTCTCGCTGGTTACGTGATCAAGTCGCATTACGTTCCCACTGCCGAGCGAGCTGCCGTTATCCGCTCGGCCGTTCCGGGTGTTGACGTGCTCGGGTCGATCACGCTCAACCGTGCAGTCGGGGGACTGAACCCGCTCGCAGTGGAGATCGCGGCCCGGGAAAATGCTCGCTTCGTGTGGTTGCCAACGGTCGATGCGGCGAACGAACGTCGCCACCTTCGCCACGCTGCCCCTGGAAGCAAGCTGCCATACTGGGCACGACTTCAGCAGGAAATGCGCGAGGCGGGATTCGATGTTCCCCCGGTCGAGGTTGTCGATGACCGAGGCGATATCGTACCGGAACTCCGAGCTGTCCTGCGCATCATCGCTCGTCATGACCTGGTTCTCGCAACCGGACACCTCGGTCGTGATGAGATTTTCGCCGTCGTCCATGCCGCACGCGAGGAAGGTGTTCGGCATATTATCGTGACGCATCCGGATTTTCCCTCCCAGGCACTGCCCATCGAGGACCAGATCGCGCTCGCTGAATCGGGAGCCTTTCTCGAGCACTGCTTTACCCCATTGTTCAGCGGGAAAGTGCCGTGGGAGACAGCTTTTGCGCATATTCGTGCAGTCGGTGTGCATCGGGTCGTTCTCAGCACCGATCTCGGTCAGCCGGATAACCCACCGGTCGAGGACGGCCTCGCTCTCTTCGCTGATCGCCTGCTGGAAGCCGGGTTCAGCGAGGAGGAGATCCACATCATGGCAGTGCACAACACAGTGCGGCTCGCCCGAGGGAGGGAAACATGA
- a CDS encoding PIG-L deacetylase family protein has product MSGVQRLLVVGAHAADFVWRAGGVIALVTANGGEAIVLALSYGERGESGELWKEPGQTVERVKAIRHEQAERAAHLLGARFVSFDLGDYPLEVDREATERLAQLIRDFRPDAIVTHTPTDPFNPDHPVANQAVQRARLLSSGAGVASAFETIEPPPLYYFEPHQPELCGFVPNVFVDITPVFEKKVAAMQVMASQQYLQHYYAELAERRANHARRISGAKDIRYAEAFQRVTPLVVRALLGHG; this is encoded by the coding sequence ATGAGTGGTGTCCAACGCTTGCTGGTGGTCGGTGCACACGCCGCCGACTTCGTCTGGCGCGCGGGAGGTGTCATCGCGCTGGTCACCGCAAACGGTGGAGAAGCGATCGTTCTTGCGCTTTCCTATGGTGAACGCGGGGAGTCGGGTGAGTTGTGGAAGGAGCCAGGTCAAACAGTCGAGCGCGTCAAGGCGATCCGGCACGAGCAAGCAGAGCGTGCAGCCCACCTACTCGGCGCACGCTTCGTCAGCTTCGATCTCGGTGACTATCCCCTAGAAGTCGATCGCGAGGCGACCGAGCGACTCGCCCAGCTCATTCGCGACTTCCGCCCCGACGCGATCGTGACGCACACTCCGACCGATCCCTTCAACCCCGATCACCCGGTCGCCAACCAGGCTGTTCAACGAGCACGTCTCCTCTCCTCTGGTGCAGGCGTCGCCAGTGCCTTCGAGACGATCGAGCCGCCACCTTTGTACTACTTCGAGCCGCATCAACCTGAGCTCTGTGGTTTTGTCCCGAACGTCTTCGTCGATATCACGCCAGTATTCGAGAAAAAGGTCGCTGCGATGCAGGTCATGGCGTCACAACAGTACCTCCAGCACTACTATGCTGAGCTTGCGGAACGTCGGGCCAATCATGCACGGCGCATTTCCGGCGCCAAGGACATCCGCTACGCAGAAGCGTTTCAACGTGTCACACCACTGGTCGTGCGTGCCTTGCTCGGTCATGGTTGA
- a CDS encoding 4-carboxy-4-hydroxy-2-oxoadipate aldolase/oxaloacetate decarboxylase, protein MTTREPQAHESLVAQACREFVELGVATVYEASGRQGLIDAPLVPILTGRRVAGPALTVLCGQGDNLMVHAVMEHVFPGSVLVITMPEPEPVALVGELLAIQAHVRGAAALLVDAAVRDLEELRAMELPVWTRFVRVRGATKEKVGEIDIPVVVGGARIEPRDIIVLDDDGAVVVPRDRVASVLDAARARAEREARMRERLRAGELSFDLHGLRSLIADRRSGQGIGR, encoded by the coding sequence ATGACGACACGTGAGCCGCAGGCGCACGAGTCCCTCGTCGCCCAAGCCTGCCGTGAGTTCGTTGAACTAGGTGTGGCGACAGTCTACGAAGCGTCGGGACGGCAGGGTCTCATCGATGCTCCCTTGGTTCCCATCCTCACGGGTCGACGTGTTGCTGGACCGGCACTGACCGTTCTGTGCGGCCAAGGCGATAACCTCATGGTTCACGCGGTGATGGAGCATGTCTTTCCCGGCTCGGTGCTCGTGATTACGATGCCGGAACCCGAACCGGTCGCACTCGTTGGCGAACTTCTGGCGATTCAGGCTCACGTCCGCGGAGCAGCGGCCCTTTTGGTCGATGCCGCGGTCCGCGATCTCGAGGAACTGCGTGCAATGGAGCTTCCGGTGTGGACACGCTTCGTTCGTGTGCGTGGCGCAACCAAGGAGAAGGTCGGTGAAATCGATATCCCGGTCGTCGTCGGGGGAGCGCGCATCGAACCCCGCGACATCATCGTGCTCGATGACGACGGTGCCGTCGTGGTTCCCCGTGACCGCGTCGCCAGCGTTCTCGACGCAGCTCGCGCTCGTGCGGAGCGTGAAGCACGGATGCGTGAACGGCTCCGCGCGGGAGAGCTGTCCTTCGACCTGCATGGCTTGCGTTCGCTCATAGCGGATCGACGGTCAGGTCAGGGCATCGGTCGATAA
- a CDS encoding VOC family protein — MDDVTLYIGEPSCDMAHLAHLELLTPTLEESERFFVEYLGMTVSERRGNSVYLRGWDDYAHHTLKLTAAPVPGMEHFAYRVSSPQALERRVTKLERSGLGLGWIEGDAGHGPAYRFRTPDGHVGELVWEVEWYQPTPETKPALKNQASRFPARGCNVRRLDHINVFAADVRATRRFLQENLGLKLTECIIFDGGTEKGAWVTANNKGYEIAITEDQTGARGRFHHVCYAVDTREEVLRAADIAIEFGYRIEYGPHKHAVQQTVFLYVIEPGGHRIEIGCPGARLVLAPDWKPIVWTEAERKRGQAWGLPTVATFHTYGTPPVEVTR, encoded by the coding sequence ATGGACGACGTGACCCTTTACATCGGGGAACCGAGCTGCGACATGGCACACCTCGCTCACCTGGAACTCTTGACGCCGACACTGGAGGAAAGCGAACGGTTCTTCGTGGAGTACCTCGGCATGACGGTGAGCGAGCGGCGCGGAAACTCCGTCTACCTGAGGGGATGGGACGACTATGCTCACCACACGCTCAAGCTCACTGCTGCCCCGGTACCTGGGATGGAGCACTTCGCCTACCGAGTGAGTTCGCCACAGGCACTCGAGCGTCGCGTCACCAAGCTCGAGCGATCTGGACTCGGTTTGGGATGGATCGAGGGCGACGCCGGCCACGGCCCAGCGTATCGTTTTCGCACACCTGACGGGCATGTCGGCGAACTCGTGTGGGAAGTGGAATGGTATCAACCGACACCGGAAACGAAACCAGCGCTCAAGAATCAAGCGTCCCGTTTTCCAGCACGCGGCTGTAATGTGCGACGCCTCGACCACATCAACGTCTTCGCAGCTGATGTGAGGGCCACACGACGCTTCTTGCAGGAAAACCTGGGACTCAAGCTCACCGAATGCATCATCTTCGACGGCGGGACAGAGAAAGGAGCATGGGTCACAGCGAACAACAAGGGTTACGAGATCGCGATCACCGAAGATCAGACCGGTGCTCGCGGACGGTTCCATCATGTCTGCTATGCCGTCGATACGCGTGAGGAAGTGCTCCGCGCCGCGGATATCGCGATCGAGTTCGGATATCGCATCGAATACGGCCCGCACAAGCACGCTGTTCAGCAGACCGTTTTCCTTTACGTCATCGAACCGGGTGGGCATCGGATCGAGATTGGCTGCCCAGGCGCTCGTCTCGTCCTCGCGCCTGACTGGAAGCCGATCGTCTGGACCGAAGCGGAGCGCAAGCGCGGGCAAGCTTGGGGGCTTCCCACGGTCGCGACATTCCATACCTACGGCACTCCACCGGTCGAGGTCACACGCTGA
- a CDS encoding CapA family protein, translated as MELLREQLPPRWTLELVEPEQASIRLRVTSRYPTGPVVGVRYLVPVTSHKNFVSSLDASSLDALLAARIRDWRDLGHPEPLPVVRISVQENGKALDQPDLTVTNASDLSAQVPGGAFALVEPWALYPYLRVLHFEGKDPLRFDQNDYPRLLTEWLTLEGAVDLLPPETLQPLFATRPVFTTLTFAGDVILGRTVHRIMAARGDWTSPFRSIASELAWADLTVVNLECALTRRFQPPADPYTLRFMSFPEAVAGLALSGIDAVSLANNHSMDFGYAAVQDTRQVCEEVGITTFGVGDNLAAAVLPAVFQIGSSRIALLGFDGVSTDWYGARQNTPGTAPLRADIVEDAVRIASQQADIVIPFFHWGVEYTLVPTAQQREIARRAIDAGATLVVGSHPHWVQGVEWHRERPIFYSLGNFVFDQEWSLETKQGLILHLWLSGAELVRYELVPVLIEDYHRPRLARGEEAQAILQRVRESSRLLSEG; from the coding sequence ATGGAACTGCTCCGCGAGCAGCTTCCGCCACGCTGGACACTCGAGCTCGTCGAGCCGGAGCAGGCATCGATCAGATTGCGCGTCACTTCCCGCTATCCGACTGGGCCGGTAGTCGGTGTCCGCTATCTCGTACCAGTGACGTCACACAAAAATTTTGTTTCGAGTCTCGATGCCTCGTCACTCGACGCACTTCTCGCTGCGCGCATCAGAGACTGGCGAGACCTCGGGCATCCCGAACCACTTCCTGTCGTACGGATCAGCGTCCAGGAAAACGGGAAAGCCCTCGACCAACCGGACCTCACGGTGACCAACGCGAGCGATCTCAGCGCGCAAGTGCCAGGGGGTGCCTTCGCCCTCGTCGAACCCTGGGCGCTGTATCCGTACCTACGCGTTCTTCATTTTGAGGGAAAGGACCCTCTGCGCTTCGACCAGAACGATTATCCGAGGTTGCTGACCGAGTGGCTCACCCTCGAAGGGGCAGTCGATCTCCTCCCACCCGAGACGTTGCAACCGCTCTTCGCCACACGACCAGTCTTCACGACGCTCACCTTCGCAGGGGACGTCATTCTGGGACGTACCGTCCACCGCATCATGGCCGCTCGTGGTGACTGGACTTCCCCTTTCCGGTCGATCGCCTCTGAGCTTGCCTGGGCCGATCTGACGGTCGTCAACCTCGAGTGTGCGCTCACCCGGCGGTTTCAACCCCCAGCCGACCCGTATACGCTGCGATTCATGAGTTTTCCGGAAGCGGTCGCCGGACTCGCCTTATCCGGTATCGATGCGGTCAGCTTAGCCAACAACCACAGCATGGATTTCGGCTATGCGGCAGTGCAGGACACCAGGCAGGTCTGTGAGGAGGTCGGCATCACCACGTTCGGCGTGGGGGACAACCTCGCCGCGGCCGTCCTACCGGCTGTTTTCCAGATCGGGTCGTCGCGTATCGCCTTGCTCGGCTTCGACGGCGTTTCGACCGACTGGTACGGCGCGCGCCAAAACACGCCTGGTACTGCTCCGCTTCGAGCGGATATCGTCGAAGATGCCGTTCGGATTGCTTCCCAGCAAGCCGACATCGTCATCCCGTTCTTTCATTGGGGTGTCGAATATACGCTCGTACCGACAGCCCAGCAACGCGAGATCGCGCGCCGCGCCATCGATGCCGGCGCGACCCTCGTCGTGGGATCGCATCCGCACTGGGTACAGGGCGTCGAGTGGCATCGCGAGCGCCCCATCTTCTACTCGCTCGGTAACTTCGTCTTCGATCAGGAATGGTCGTTGGAAACCAAACAAGGATTGATTCTTCATCTCTGGCTGTCTGGCGCTGAGCTCGTTCGCTACGAACTCGTCCCTGTCCTGATCGAGGACTACCATCGGCCACGCCTCGCTCGCGGTGAGGAAGCGCAGGCGATCCTCCAACGCGTGCGCGAGTCGAGTCGTCTCCTCAGCGAGGGCTGA
- a CDS encoding SDR family NAD(P)-dependent oxidoreductase, with translation MGKLSGKRALVTGAGMGIGQGIARALAAEGAAVVLHYAHSREGAEVTAREIEQAGGRAFAIGGDLRSVSECRRVVDEAAAALGGLDILVNNAGVTRARPFLDFPEDVYNELFDLNMRSYFFCAQRAAHYMIQNGGGAILNISSIHGAAGFPLHAAYAATKGAIIAFTRSLAIELAPLKIRVNAIGPGLIEVPRYFQFPGYTTELGNQLVPWGRVGRPEDVGKAAVFLVSEDADFITGQVLFVDGGTQARMGLWWEQAQVPQ, from the coding sequence ATGGGGAAGTTGAGTGGGAAGCGGGCCCTCGTGACGGGAGCTGGCATGGGTATCGGGCAAGGGATCGCTCGCGCGTTGGCAGCAGAAGGAGCGGCAGTCGTCCTGCATTACGCCCACAGCCGGGAAGGCGCAGAGGTTACGGCACGGGAAATCGAGCAGGCTGGTGGGCGGGCCTTCGCGATAGGAGGTGATCTCCGCTCGGTCAGCGAATGTCGCCGTGTCGTCGACGAAGCGGCGGCTGCCCTCGGTGGCCTGGACATACTCGTGAATAACGCGGGTGTGACGCGTGCACGGCCGTTTCTCGACTTTCCGGAAGACGTCTACAATGAGCTTTTCGATCTCAACATGCGGAGTTATTTCTTCTGCGCGCAACGCGCTGCTCACTACATGATCCAGAACGGCGGTGGGGCGATTTTGAACATCAGTTCGATCCATGGTGCGGCTGGTTTTCCCTTGCATGCAGCCTATGCGGCGACGAAGGGAGCGATCATCGCCTTCACGCGTTCGTTGGCCATCGAACTCGCTCCGCTCAAGATTCGAGTCAATGCGATCGGTCCCGGGCTGATCGAGGTGCCGCGGTATTTCCAATTTCCTGGTTACACCACCGAACTCGGAAACCAGCTCGTTCCCTGGGGACGGGTGGGGCGACCGGAGGACGTCGGGAAGGCTGCTGTCTTCCTCGTGTCCGAGGATGCGGACTTCATTACGGGGCAGGTCTTGTTCGTCGATGGGGGGACTCAGGCGAGAATGGGATTGTGGTGGGAGCAAGCGCAGGTTCCGCAGTGA